The Sulfitobacter indolifex genome contains the following window.
ATGGTGGGCCGAAACCGCCCGCGCTGAGCCGCGACCCTGACGCGCCTGCGCAAGTGCCGCGTTTGCGTTAATCCTACGCCGTATTTTCGCCGCAACTCCCCTATATCTGCCAAAGTGAACATGGTTTTGAGGTGCATTTTGCGACAATTGTTGGCGGCTATTCTCGGCGTCTTCACCTTTGCCACGGCGGCAATGGCCCAAGACAGCGCGCTCAAAGCGCTCGACAACGGTGTCGACGCCGCCGCTTGGGAGGCTGTGGGCAGGTTGGACATCGGCGGCACCGGCTTTTGCACCGGCACGCTTATCGCGCCGCGATTGGTGCTGACCGCTGCGCATTGTCTTTTTGACCGCGAAACCAAGGCCCGGATCGACCATGGCGAGGTGCAGTTCCTTGCCGGTTGGCGCAATGGCCGCGCCGGGGCGTACCGCGATATCCGCCGCGCCGTCGTGCATCCCGACTACGTCTATGACGGTGAGGTTTCCTCGGGCCGGGTGCGCAATGATCTGGCGCTTTTGGAACTGTCGCGCCCCATCCGCAACACGACGATCCGCCCCTTCGGCACCGCCGCGCGTCCGCGCCCCGGCGACAGCGTGGGCGTGGTCAGCTACGCCCGCGACCGGGCAGAGGCGCCGTCCCTGCAAGAGGTCTGCAAGGTGCTGGCGCAGCAAGAGGGGGTTCTGGTGACGTCCTGTTCGGTTGATTTCGGCTCCAGCGGCGCGCCGATCTTTAGCATTGTCGCGGGCGAGGCGCATATCGTCTCGGTCGTGTCGGCCAAGGCTGAGGTCGAAGGCACGCAGGTTTCCCTTGGCACTGCCTTGGGCGCGCCCTTGGCGCTGCTGCAAGCCGAACTGGTGGCGGGCAAAGGTGTGTTTCTCGATTCCAACCCCGCAGGCAAACGCATCCGGGTCGGCGAAGAGCGCGGCACCGGGGCGAAATTCATCCGGCCCTAAATCTGCGAGCCCAAGACTTGAAAGCGCGCAGAACCCATCCCACATGAGCTTTGCCGAGGTGCCTCAATAGGGCTTCGGCGCTTGAAAAACCGGGTCTGTCCAATGGTGGAAGGCCCGATATGTCAATCGCTCTAAGATGAGGATGAACACATGCGTACCTTTGATTTCGCACCCCTTTACCGCTCCAGCGTTGGTTTCGACCAGATCGCCAATATGATGGACCGGGTTCTGACAAATGATGGGGCCACCCCCAGCTATCCCCCGTATAATATCGAAAAGCTTGATAACGATGCCTACCGCATCTCTATTGCCGTCGCCGGCTTCTCTGACAGCGACCTGAGCGTTGAAGTGCGTGAGAAGGCGCTGATCGTTTCGGCCCGTAAAGCGGATGAGGATGAGGCCAAATCCTATCTGCACCGTGGCATCGCCACCCGCGCCTTTGAGCGTCGCTTCCACTTGGCGGACCACGTTCAAGTGACCGGTGCGGCCCATGCCAACGGCATGCTGCATATCGAGCTTGAGCGTCAGGTGCCCGAAGCCCTGAAACCACGCCAGATTGCGATTTCTTCTGAGGTGAAGGCGATCGAAAAAGACGTGGTTGACGCCAAGTCCGTAAACTAAGCGCCGACCGATCCCGCGCGTTACGAAGGCCCGCTTTTGGCGGGCCTTTTTCGTTGGTGAGGGTGGCTACGGTTGGGAGGATATCTGCCGAGGGTCAGGCCAGAAAACGGCGGCTTTCTGCTGCGCAGCAAGAGAGACGAAACCATGGTTAAACTGCCGGGTTGAGTGGGGGACCGGGCAGGCGTGCCCGGGCAACAGCGTGCAACAATTCGCACGCGTAATGAAAGGAAGAACCATGACTAACTATGCAAATTCCCTACGCAAACTGACCCTGACCACAGCGGTGGCCGCACTTATGGCCGCGCCGGTTGCGGCACAAACCATGGATGCGGGCGTCGGCTCTGACGTGAGCGCGGATGTGGCAGGCACCGATGTCGACACGAGCGTCGGAACTGAAGCAGAGAGCGCCCTGTCGACCGACCAAACAATCGCGGCAGACGCTCAGACGGACGCTGACATCGCGTTTGATGGCAGCACCGTGGCTGTGGCTTCGGATGACACTGTGATCGGCACAATTTCCGACGCGGAACCGCAAGAAGACGGCTCGGTCCGTTATTCGATTGATCTGGCCGACGAGTTTGCTGCGGGCAGCGACCGTGCGGTCGTGCAGATTGACCAAGTTGTCGACGCGGATGGCCAGCTTGCTATCGGTATGACCGGCGAAGAATTTGCCGCAGCGCTGACCCAGCAGACCACTGCGGGCGGCGCGGCGCAGACCCAGACCAACTAAGACGGGTCACCCCGATAGGGCGTTTCTCTCCCCCGCCCGGAGGCCGGCAGCGTGAAAGCGCTGTCGGCTTTTTTGAGTGAGGTGCCCAGTGCCGTTACCTAACTCCCGGCTTGCAAGTGAAAGAAGGGCCGCGCGGGGTGATCCCCGGCGGCCCTAAATCGTTTCAGCTGGTCTTTAAGTTTTAGACCGAAAGGCAGACGTATTTCATCTCAAGATAGTCCTCGATCCCGTGGTGTGACCCTTCGCGGCCAAGGCCGGATTGCTTGACCCCGCCAAAGGGCGCAAGTTCGGTTGAGATGATGCCGGTGTTCACGCCGACGATGCCATATTCCAGCGCCTCGGCCACTTTGTAGACGCGGCTCAGATCCTTGGCATAGAAATAGGACGCGAGGCCAAAGATCGTGTCGTTGGCCATGGCGATCACGTCATCTACGCTATCAAATTTGAACAGCGGCGCGAGGGGGCCAAAGGTCTCTTCCTTGGCGACCTTCATGTCCTGCGTCACGCCTGTCACGATGGTCGGGCCAAAGAAGTTGCCGCCCATGTCGTCCTTGGCGTTGCCCAGAATGATCTCGGCCCCGTTGTCGACTGCGTCCTTGATGTGCTCACGCACTTTGTCGGAGGCTTCGGGGTTGATGAGCGGGCCAAGGTCTGTGCCTTCCTCAAGGCCGTCGCCGACCTTCATCTTGCTCACCCGGTCTTTCAGCTTGGCCGCGAATGCGTCATAGACGCCCGCCTGCACATAGATCCGGTTGGCGCAGACACAGGTCTGGCCGTTGTTGCGGAACTTGCACATGATGGCACCCTCGACCGCCGCATCGAGATCGGCGTCGTCAAAGACGATGAACGGCGCGTTGCCGCCCAGTTCCATGGAGCATTTCATCACCTGATCGGCGGCCTGCTTCAGCAGGATGCGCCCCACTTCGGTGGAGCCGGTGAAGGTCAGCTTGCGCACGGCGGGGTTCTCGCAGAACTCCTTGCCCACGGCAGACGACGACGACGACGGCAGCACGTTGAACACACCCGCCGGGATGCCCGCACGTTCGGCCAGCACGCCCATGACGATGGCCGACAGCGGGGTTTCTGCCGCTGGGCGCGCGACGAAGGAACAGCCTGCCGCCAGCGCCGGAGCCGCCTTGCGGGTGATCATCGCATTGGGGAAGTTCCACGGCGTGATCGAGGCTGCCACACCGATGGGCTGCTTCATCACCATGATGCGTTTGTCGCGCTGGTGGCCGGGGATCATCT
Protein-coding sequences here:
- a CDS encoding NAD-dependent succinate-semialdehyde dehydrogenase; the encoded protein is MTDAKTDLKSLLKDPSLLETRAYIGGQWVDGDDGTFDVTNPARGDVIAQVADLSRAQVAGAIAQAEKAQKDWAAWTGKERAAVMRKWFDLMMENQDDLGTILTAEQGKPLAEAKGEIAYGASFIEFFGEEAKRIYGEMIPGHQRDKRIMVMKQPIGVAASITPWNFPNAMITRKAAPALAAGCSFVARPAAETPLSAIVMGVLAERAGIPAGVFNVLPSSSSSAVGKEFCENPAVRKLTFTGSTEVGRILLKQAADQVMKCSMELGGNAPFIVFDDADLDAAVEGAIMCKFRNNGQTCVCANRIYVQAGVYDAFAAKLKDRVSKMKVGDGLEEGTDLGPLINPEASDKVREHIKDAVDNGAEIILGNAKDDMGGNFFGPTIVTGVTQDMKVAKEETFGPLAPLFKFDSVDDVIAMANDTIFGLASYFYAKDLSRVYKVAEALEYGIVGVNTGIISTELAPFGGVKQSGLGREGSHHGIEDYLEMKYVCLSV
- a CDS encoding trypsin-like serine peptidase, yielding MVLRCILRQLLAAILGVFTFATAAMAQDSALKALDNGVDAAAWEAVGRLDIGGTGFCTGTLIAPRLVLTAAHCLFDRETKARIDHGEVQFLAGWRNGRAGAYRDIRRAVVHPDYVYDGEVSSGRVRNDLALLELSRPIRNTTIRPFGTAARPRPGDSVGVVSYARDRAEAPSLQEVCKVLAQQEGVLVTSCSVDFGSSGAPIFSIVAGEAHIVSVVSAKAEVEGTQVSLGTALGAPLALLQAELVAGKGVFLDSNPAGKRIRVGEERGTGAKFIRP
- a CDS encoding Hsp20 family protein produces the protein MRTFDFAPLYRSSVGFDQIANMMDRVLTNDGATPSYPPYNIEKLDNDAYRISIAVAGFSDSDLSVEVREKALIVSARKADEDEAKSYLHRGIATRAFERRFHLADHVQVTGAAHANGMLHIELERQVPEALKPRQIAISSEVKAIEKDVVDAKSVN